A window from Acidobacteriota bacterium encodes these proteins:
- a CDS encoding 30S ribosomal protein S12, whose protein sequence is MPTISQLVRQGREKVLSKTKSPALQSSPQKRGVCVRVFTQTPKKPNSALRKVARVRLTNGIEVTTYIPGVGHNLQEHSLVLIRGGRVKDLPGVRYHVVRGTLDAVGVAGRMQGRSKYGAKRPKK, encoded by the coding sequence GTGCCGACGATTAGCCAACTGGTCCGCCAAGGGCGCGAGAAGGTGCTGAGCAAGACGAAGAGCCCGGCGCTGCAGAGCAGTCCGCAGAAGCGCGGCGTCTGCGTGCGCGTCTTCACGCAGACGCCGAAGAAGCCGAACTCGGCGCTGCGCAAGGTCGCGCGTGTGAGGCTGACGAACGGCATCGAGGTGACGACCTACATTCCCGGCGTCGGCCACAACCTCCAGGAGCACTCTCTGGTCCTGATTCGGGGCGGCCGCGTGAAGGATTTGCCGGGCGTGCGCTACCACGTCGTGCGCGGCACGCTCGACGCGGTGGGCGTGGCGGGTCGCATGCAGGGGCGGTCGAAATACGGCGCCAAGCGCCCGAAGAAGTAG
- the rpsG gene encoding 30S ribosomal protein S7 gives MPRRREIPKREVPADPIYSSPLVTKFISTIMRGGKRSTAERIMYQALEIVKEKSADDPLKVFKKAIDNVRPSLEVKSRRVGGSNYQVPVEVNPNRRLSLAIRWVASYARERGDGKTMQEKLANEFLDAANLRGGAVKKREDTHRMAEANKAFAHYRW, from the coding sequence ATGCCACGACGACGAGAGATTCCGAAGCGCGAGGTCCCGGCGGACCCGATCTACAGCAGCCCGCTCGTGACGAAGTTCATCAGCACGATCATGCGCGGCGGCAAGCGTTCGACGGCCGAACGCATCATGTACCAGGCCCTCGAGATCGTGAAGGAGAAGTCGGCCGACGATCCGCTCAAGGTGTTCAAGAAAGCCATCGACAACGTGCGCCCGAGCCTCGAGGTGAAGTCGCGCCGCGTCGGCGGCTCGAACTATCAGGTGCCGGTCGAGGTCAACCCGAATCGTCGTCTGTCGCTGGCGATTCGCTGGGTGGCGTCGTACGCGCGCGAGCGCGGCGACGGCAAGACGATGCAGGAGAAGCTCGCGAACGAGTTCCTCGACGCGGCGAATCTCCGCGGTGGGGCCGTGAAGAAGCGGGAAGACACCCATCGCATGGCCGAGGCGAACAAGGCGTTCGCCCACTATCGCTGGTAA